The sequence ATGGAAGTCATTGTTGTCGAGATCACTGAGAAAACAAGGGAAGCCTTGCTCATGACACTGAAACGTCAGAAAATGGTAAACGACCAGCTAATGAGCAAAAACAGGAGGGAGCATGAAAGACAAAAAGTCACCTCAGGGCAATTGTATGATTTTAGACGCGCGGACAGATGCTGCCAACTTAGACTGGATAAGGGCTGCAAGGCTGCAGGCCAAAGCAGACCAGGGTGACCAGGATGCAAAAAGCAAACTTGATGAATTGCAGAACACTGAGGTGATCAAGGTGGTGCAATGTCCTTTGTGCGGGTCGCTTAACACAGTGCCGATAGTTTGTGGAATGCCGGATTCAGAGCTGGGAAAACAGGCCGAATCAGGCAAGATTAAGCCGGGTGGATGTCTTCTGGGGGATAATGCCCCGGATAGTTACTGCAGGGACTGCAACAAAAAATTTTTCAAATAGAATCAGTATTACTGAGGTCAGTTCCGGCATTTTGCATGAAACTTCCCGATGGGATTAAAACCAGAGAAACCAACAGTTATGGATAAGGAAAAGCTGAAAAAACTGGCTCAGAATCCAGGTTTTATCTCCGGCATTTACAACTATTGTGACCGGTGGTGTGAGAAGTGTGCGTTTACTTCCCGGTGCATGAACTTCGCCATGGAAAAAGAGTTTTTTCCTGATCAGGCATCCCATGACGCAAGAAATGAAGATTTCTGGGAAGCCATGTCCAGGGTCTTTGAGGTCACCATGGAGTTGCTCAATGACCTTGCCGAAGAAAAGGGCATTGACCTTGATCTGGCAATGGGTTCTGTGGATATGGAAGGGGACGGGAAACAGAGGAACAGTGCTGATCAGAATATTTGTTCCATCCTGGCCGGGAAATACGCAAAGATGGCTGGTGAGTGGCTTGAAGCCAATGAGTCTTTAACAGCATGCCAGGGTGCGCAGATAAAAATTCCTGGTACTGTCAGCACCCTGGAATCTGTTGATATTAAGGAAGCATTGGAAATAGTCTGCTGGTATCAGCATCTGATTTTTGTAAAGATAAACAGGGCGCTCTCGGGAATGGGGCAGGCAAGTGAAGACAGCCTGGAAGACGACGAATATGATGCAAACGGTTCAGCCAAGGTCGCCCTGATTGGCATTGAAAAGTCCATTGCAGCCTGGGGTCTTTTGCAAAGTCTACTTGGCCGGGACAATTCAGAGTTACAGGAAATACTGTTTTATCTTGAAAGACTGAGAATAAAGATTGAGAATTATTTCCCCGGTGCTCAGTCTTTCCTCCGGCCTGGTTTTGATGAATAACAAAAACCTGATCAGTAAGTTACACATTTCGCCCTTGACGCGAAGTGTGTAACTTAGAGAGAGTACGCTCTCAGGCAAAGGCGGTGCTAATCAGCCAGGGGTCAAGTCAACCCCGTTGGTAAATCATAGGACACAACTTTAAAGTGTAGGTAAACCAAACCTGGCCAGGGTCTCTGATACCCGTAACATTCGTGTCTCCATCATCACAAAAAAATGAAACAACAGGTATGATTAATGTCAGACAATTTTGAAAAATTCACATGCTTTTCATGTGGAGAAAAATTTCCAGGTTATGAGGGTGTTTCGCTGCAAGACGATGGCGAAAGCAATTTTTATTGTAACAGTTGCTATAACCAAGAAATTTCAGAAATGTATGGTTTTGATTTTACAGATATATCTTTTCATCCGGTTACATTCTCAGATTCTGAAGGTATCAAACACACATTTCATATTTCAACGAGAATATTTGGACCTCATGTCACATTGGAAGCCTATGAATTAATAGATGATTCTCCTGGTGGATATAGTTTTTCGGTAATGGGGGATGTGGAAGACGATTTGATCGGTCTGTTCACGAAGTTAATCGACAGAGTACAGCGCCAGGTATCCATGAAACATATTGAGATTTCAGATTCATACGGATATACGATCAATGATAACGATACGGTGAGAGGGTACATCACAGATGATCCAGAAATTGACCTGTTTCCCTGTGTGGTTATAGATGGCAAAGAAATATCATGGGAAGAGTTTGGCAGGATGATCATGGTTTACAATGGGTTCAACTTTAAAATGGAGATATTCGACAAGACAGAGGAAAGATGATCAGAATAGCTTTTTACGACTTAAAATCCAAATAACAACATGACAGGCAATTTGTTTATGGAACCGGAACCGCAGGCACTTGCAAAGGCAAGTCCTGGAGAAGAAGACTGTGGTGAATGTCCGGAAAAAGGCTTTAAAATCTCCTGGGCGGCATCTATCCTGACAGGCAGAAACTGGGAGACTTTAGAAATGAATCCTGAAACACATATCAAGAGTTTATATTGAGCAAATTTATGCAATCTTACCATGAGCTGCTTTCTGAGCATGAGCTGGATGAACTGGGAGATTTTCTTGATGATATTCCAGGCTCCATGAACATTGAAATGATGGATGGTTTCCTGACAGCGCTTGCCTGTTCTCCGGAACTGGTCATGCCCAGTAAGTTTCTACATCAAATCTGGGGAGAGGAACGTGAATTTGAAACGGCTGAGCAGGCCCAGAAGTATGCGGGAATGATTCTCAGGCACTGGAATTCCATAACAAATCAGCTGAAAGAAAATGATGTTTTCACTCCTGTCATGCTTGATCATGAGGAAGGATCCATCGGCAATGACTGGGCCGCGGGTTTCCTGTCAGGCGTTCAGCTTGGAGGAGATGACTGGGAAGATTATCTTGATGACGAAGAAAAATCAGCTGTCTTTGTTCCAATTTTTATGCTTGCTCACGAGCATGACCCTGATCCCGAGCTGCGGTCCGGCCCTATAGATTCAGAACAGCGTGAAAAAGTCCTGGCTTTTCTGGCTGTATGTGTTCCCAAGATTTATGCTCATTTTGACCAGCACAGAGAATCCTATGCTTCACGTTCCCAGCAGGCCAGAACAATAAAACGATCTGACCGTAAAATCGGAAGAAATGAACCATGCCCGTGCGGAAGCGGGAATAAATTTAAAAAATGTTGCGGCATCAATTAAGCCTGGTTGATGCTGCATGCTCATATAACATAACAGCATAAAGGCACTGCATGATAAAAAAGTGTACACTTATGAGAAAAGAACAGCCTGTAAACAAGGAAGGGTCGGGAAATGGAAGCCAGTGCAGAAGAAGCCTTAACTCAGAACCCGCTGGGAGCAAATTTTCGGTACATGGTTTTTGTTACGCAGACATCAATTTTTGGCACAGAGGGAAGTCAAAAGTGAGTTGCGGGGCCCGTCCCAGCAATGGCTGCTCACTCTTTTTTTTATCTTGGGTTGCGGGCTAAGCCCACTTTAGAGATTAGAGGTCAACGAGGGAAATATC comes from Desulfonatronovibrio magnus and encodes:
- a CDS encoding DUF7713 domain-containing protein, with the protein product MSDNFEKFTCFSCGEKFPGYEGVSLQDDGESNFYCNSCYNQEISEMYGFDFTDISFHPVTFSDSEGIKHTFHISTRIFGPHVTLEAYELIDDSPGGYSFSVMGDVEDDLIGLFTKLIDRVQRQVSMKHIEISDSYGYTINDNDTVRGYITDDPEIDLFPCVVIDGKEISWEEFGRMIMVYNGFNFKMEIFDKTEER
- a CDS encoding UPF0149 family protein; this encodes MQSYHELLSEHELDELGDFLDDIPGSMNIEMMDGFLTALACSPELVMPSKFLHQIWGEEREFETAEQAQKYAGMILRHWNSITNQLKENDVFTPVMLDHEEGSIGNDWAAGFLSGVQLGGDDWEDYLDDEEKSAVFVPIFMLAHEHDPDPELRSGPIDSEQREKVLAFLAVCVPKIYAHFDQHRESYASRSQQARTIKRSDRKIGRNEPCPCGSGNKFKKCCGIN